A portion of the Acidobacteriota bacterium genome contains these proteins:
- a CDS encoding RidA family protein, which yields MTGCAGAKPDLEARRYIEPRTAADTTQGPFSAAVQVGNTLYLSGDIGVDDKLQVPATAEAEATAVLNAIQETLRKAGMAMDDLVYLQVFCSNVAHYGAFNSVYRTYFKKEFPARAFIGSGPLLFGARFEVQGIAVKR from the coding sequence ATGACCGGCTGTGCCGGCGCCAAACCTGACCTGGAAGCGCGCCGTTATATCGAGCCGCGCACGGCGGCCGACACCACGCAGGGCCCGTTCAGTGCGGCCGTGCAGGTGGGGAACACCCTGTATTTGTCGGGTGACATCGGTGTGGATGACAAGCTGCAGGTGCCCGCCACGGCGGAAGCCGAGGCGACCGCCGTCCTGAACGCCATTCAGGAAACACTCAGGAAGGCCGGCATGGCCATGGACGACCTGGTCTACCTGCAGGTGTTCTGTTCCAATGTGGCGCACTACGGCGCCTTTAACAGCGTCTACCGCACGTACTTCAAGAAGGAGTTCCCCGCACGCGCGTTCATCGGCTCCGGCCCGCTGCTGTTCGGCGCCAGGTTCGAAGTGCAGGGCATAGCCGTGAAACGCTGA